In Schizosaccharomyces osmophilus chromosome 2, complete sequence, the following proteins share a genomic window:
- the ppk15 gene encoding serine/threonine protein kinase Ppk15, translating to MDSNSPILPLSNNNSGNRTYSRLPPSSHARHVSSSGTNTAFTTPKPPMAKNYSYRRASPNGSFISPLEAVSVKLANTYAICNPKFQFSTEQNPRRPLTKPSEGVHNHGYDNANHDYILYVNDLLGTDEGRKYLILDTLGHGTFGQVAKCQDLKTQRIVAIKVIKNKPAFYNQCVMEVSILEFLNNRYDPDDKRHLIRLYDQFMHKNHLCLVFELLSINLYELIKQNQFRGLHLSLVRSFAIQLLSCASLLKQARIIHCDMKPENILLQDLSSPNVKVIDFGSACHERQTVYTYIQSRFYRSPEVVLGLHYNCGIDMWSIGCILAELFLGLPLFPGNSEYNQISRIVDMLGNPPAWMIEMGKNAKKYFNISFVNGRKIYELKSIEQFSIENNKVEQPGKQYFGEKALDAIIMNYPRRKTTPKHTPEEHEERLCFIDFVKQFLELNPLKRWSPDQAKLHPFITGASFTQYYMNKQKPPFVTPRTRNRSHTIGNQAMVPPSLQRASTYVTNEPEEFVQTRPLPQYYPPADAYTSNDNEETDEFF from the exons ATGGACTCCAACTCTCCCATCTTGCCTTTATCAAACAACAATTCAGGAAACAGGACATACTCCCGGCTTCCTCCAAGTAGCCATGCTCGTCATGTATCTTCCTCAGGAACCAATACCGCATTTACAACTCCAAAGCCACCTATGGCAAAAAATTACAGTTATCGAAGAGCTTCTCCCAATGGGAGTTTTATTAGT CCACTGGAAGCTGTCAGTGTAAAACTTGCGAATACGTATGCTATTTGTaatccaaaatttcagTTTTCAACGGAACAAAATCCTCGGAGACCTCTTACGAAGCCAAGTGAAGGTGTCCACAATCATGGTTATGATAATGCTAACCACGATTACATACTATATGTCAACGATTTGCTTGGTACAGATGAAGGCCGAAAGTACTTAATTCTCGATACTTTAGGCCATGGTACATTTGGACAAGTCGCAAAATGTCAAGACTTAAAAACACAAAGGATTGTAGCTATCAAAgtaatcaaaaataaaccagCATTCTATAACCAATGCGTCATGGAAGTTTCTATATTAGAATTTCTCAACAATCGCTATGATCCTGATGATAAGCGTCATTTGATTCGCTTATACGATCAATTTATGCACAAAAATCATTTATGTTTGGTTTTTGAGCTGTTGAGCATCAATCTCTACGAACTGATTAAGCAAAATCAATTTCGCGGTCTACACCTTAGTCTTGTCCGTTCATTTGCTATTCAGTTGCTTTCGTGCGCTTCTCTACTAAAACAGGCACGTATAATTCATTGTGATATGAAACCAGAAAATATCCTTTTACAAGACTTGTCGTCTCCAAATGTCAAAGTAATCGACTTTGGCAGTGCCTGTCATGAACGACAGACCGTGTATACATATATTCAATCTCGTTTTTACCGAAGTCCAGAAGTCGTTTTAGGTCTTCATTACAATTGTGGCATTGACATGTGGTCAATTGGCTGCATTCTTGCCGAGTTGTTTTTAGGCCTCCCTTTGTTTCCTGGAAATTCCGAGTATAACCAAATTAGTCGTATCGTAGACATGTTGGGTAATCCTCCAGCCTGGATGATTGAAATGGGGAAGAATgcaaaaaagtatttcaaTATTTCGTTCGTTAACGGACGAAAGATATACGAGCTCAAATCGATTGAGCAGTTTTCtattgaaaacaacaaggTGGAGCAACCAGGAAAACAGTATTTCGGTGAAAAAGCATTAGATGCTATTATAATGAATTATCCACGTCGCAAAACCACACCCAAGCATACTCCCGAAGAGCATGAGGAACGACTATGCttcattgattttgttAAACAGTTTTTAGAGCTTAATCCTTTGAAGCGTTGGAGTCCTGATCAAGCGAAATTACATCCTTTCATAACTGGTGCTTCGTTTACTCAATACTACATGAACAAGCAGAAGCCGCCATTTGTTACACCTCGCACAAGAAACCGTTCTCACACAATTGGAAACCAAGCCATGGTTCCTCCTTCGCTACAGCGTGCCAGTACTTATGTTACGAATGAACCCGAAGAGTTTGTACAAACAAGACCGTTGCCACAATATTATCCACCTGCTGATGCCTATACCAGTAATGACAACGAAGAGACagatgaatttttttaa
- the taf3 gene encoding transcription factor TFIID complex subunit Taf3 yields the protein MEGSPKNDIYFCLMRVFCSQTLRAAGLDRTKLSLLDSFTDVMIRYIQLLSETTMTEAELSRKKDCDLQDFRLALEEVGLLDGTEEDVKEFIEWYHGPQMDELRRVAGFQPAAETQTKPKDWLTNLVQKQVRVSGPERFQDTMFSSAVQNNPSHPT from the coding sequence ATGGAAGGATCACCAAAAAACgacatttatttttgccTTATGCGAGTGTTTTGCTCGCAAACACTGCGTGCAGCTGGTCTTGATCGTACGAAGTTGTCGCTGTTGGATTCATTTACAGATGTAATGATCCGTTACATCCAACTGCTTTCGGAAACTACAATGACAGAAGCAGAATTGAGTAGGAAAAAAGACTGCGACCTGCAAGACTTTCGCCTGGCTCTCGAAGAAGTGGGTTTACTCGATGGTACAGAAGAGGATGTGAAAGAGTTTATCGAATGGTACCATGGTCCTCAAATGGATGAACTACGACGTGTAGCCGGATTCCAGCCAGCTGCAGAGACACAGACGAAGCCTAAGGATTGGTTGACGAACCTTGTGCAGAAACAAGTGCGTGTTAGCGGCCCCGAGCGTTTTCAAGATACAATGTTCTCCTCTGCAGTCCAAAACAATCCTTCACATCCTACATAA
- the rrp36 gene encoding rRNA processing protein Rrp36, producing MSKNALKKGSLAHVNVEEDDPVSSSDELVSEEEFNGMEESEPEAISDVDEKSAKTQISEIPFDTLLAAQKKLMAEQNKTEKKESAVIRKKSQKRDEHEAHERAERKKHAPMEVSSKKPVTRFREVVNVPKKFTRDPRFDSLSGSLNKEKVKNNYSFVFDYRKKEIELLREELKKCKDPERAETIKTTLKSLLSKMERHIEEERTGRVLREQRANEREQVKEGKKPFYMKKSDQKKLVQLDKYKSMEGTKKLDRYLENKMRRRAQKEKKRLPRARSAPSSSS from the exons ATGAGCAAAAACGCgttgaaaaaaggaagcttgGCACACGTAAACGTCGAAGAGGATGATCCAGTTAGTAGTTCAGATGAATTGGTGTCAGAAGAAGAGTTTAatggaatggaagaaagtGAGCCAGAGGCGATCTCAGATGTGGATGAGAAGTCTGCTAAAACCC AAATTTCGGAAATTCCATTCGATACTCTGTTGGCCgctcaaaagaaattaatgGCGGAACAGAAcaaaactgaaaagaaagaatctgCGGTTATTAGGAAGAAATCACAAAAAAGAGATGAACATGAAGCACATGAACGtgctgaaagaaaaaagcacGCACCGATGGAAGTATCTAGCAAGAAACCAGTTACTCGGTTTCGAGAGGTTGTGAATGTTCCCAAAAAGTTTACAAGAGACCCTCGATTCGATTCTCTTTCCGGGAGTCTAAATAAAGAGAAGGTTAAAAATAACTActcgtttgtttttgattaccggaaaaaggaaattgagCTTCTTCGCGAAGAGCtgaaaaaatgcaaagatCCCGAACGCGCAGAAACTATAAAGACAACACTAAAATCTCTTTTATCAAAGATGGAGAGAcatattgaagaagaaagaacaGGCCGAGTTTTGCGCGAACAACGTGCTAACGAAAGAGAGCAAGTTaaggaaggaaagaagCCATTTTATATGAAGAAGAGTGACCAGAAGAAGTTGGTTCAATTGGATAAGTATAAATCTATGGAAGGAACGAAGAAACTGGATCGTTActtggaaaacaaaatgcgAAGACGCgctcaaaaggaaaaaaagcgACTACCTCGTGCACGTTCGGCTCCATCTTCCAGCTCTTAG
- a CDS encoding threonine aspartase, involved in protein processing translates to MNSGFVIVHAGAGLYSERREHLAKDACAKACMQAKLELCRTSDSIAAAIAAVKVLEDSPVCNAGTGSNLTVNGEVECEAGLMESHTGMAASVGACRNYKYPSEICSRILSKRKLPKSHGRIPPLMIVSHGVSEFLKEEGIPTNTNEELRTDGSRKQYEKWKQLVEDDGRIPSSQDTVGAICIDPAGEFCVCCSSGGILLKSSGRIGSSAIPGHGFWLERELNEMGASTFATCMTGTGEHISNTNFAIRCSNVMLHTEDEIQDLERLIRDFWDHPMSKYIPNLSLGFIFAKMETMPESKRPRLTFGFANSSPSMAIGYMKTTSKKPHVLITRNQNKPHTISVVSTRL, encoded by the exons ATGAATTCTGGCTTTGTGATTGTCCATGCTGGAGCAGGCTTATATTCAGAACGAAGGGAACATTTAGCGAAGGATGCGTGTGCTAA AGCATGCATGCAAGCAAAACTTGAACTCTGCAGAACTTCTGATTCAATTGCAGCGGCAATAGCAGCTGTAAAGGTGCTTGAAGACAGCCCAGTTTGTAATGCTGGTACAGGATCGAATTTGACTGTCAACGGAGAAGTGGAGTGTGAGGCTGGTTTGATGGAGTCTCACACAGGAATGGCGGCAAGCGTAGGTGCATGCAGAAACTATAAATATCCATCTGAAATTTGCTCGAGAATTTTAAGCAAACGTAAGCTTCCTAAAAGTCATGGTCGAATACCTCCCTTGATGATTGTAAGTCATGGAGTTTCTGAGTTCTTGAAGGAGGAAGGGATTCCCACAAATACCAATGAAGAGTTGCGAACTGATGGGTCTCGTAAACAGTATGAAAAATGGAAGCAACTTGTTGAAGATGATGGGAGGATACCATCATCTCAAGATACAGTCGGTGCTATATGCATTGATCCTGCTGGCGAATTCTGCGTGTGCTGCAGCAGTGGTGGTATATTATTAAAATCTTCAGGAAGGATTGGATCATCTGCTATCCCTGGCCATGGATTTTGGCTGGAAAGAgaattgaatgaaatggGTGCCTCCACCTTTGCTACATGTATGACCGGAACAGGTGAACACATTTCAAACACGAATTTCGCAATTAGATGTTCAAATGTAATGTTGCACACAGAAGATGAGATTCAAGATCTGGAACGCCTTATCCGAGACTTCTGGGATCATCCAATGTCGAAATATATCCCTAATCTATCTCTGGGATTCatatttgcaaaaatggaaacaatGCCTGAATCAAAACGTCCACGGTTGACATTTGGCTTTGCAAATTCCTCGCCATCCATG GCAATTGGATATATGAAAACCACTTCAAAGAAGCCTCATGTCCTTATTACGAGAAATCAGAATAAACCGCATACAATTAGTGTTGTTTCTACTCGACTTTGA
- the pga3 gene encoding GPI-phospholipase A2 activity regulator Pga3, whose protein sequence is MTGRQLNSFLSFLVLLLVASWIQCASASNGDLHPYYRTCLNNCLTIDCNQNPSQNGMLPWYLRSLFWDCGSNCRYECQIDTEHYFAVNGIPSQQYFGKWYFIRICGVQEFFSVLFSVLNLIVHYNGYQRMRRCIPDFHHSKSLCLIWAIIGMNAWVWSSVFHIRDTPLTEKLDYFSAGAFVLFGLYNSLLLMFKLDLKRGGRTATFILGILFFVAFVAHVSYLSFYTFDYGYNMKANLSVGLLSNLVWYYYSWSHRNIGLSWTKVPALSVTALMLSASLELFDFSPIANLVDAHALWHLATVPITYYIYGFVIKSSVYDINDTSPKLKSMYGKD, encoded by the coding sequence ATGACTGGTCGGCAActaaattcttttctttcttttttagtATTACTTCTAGTTGCATCCTGGATACAATGTGCATCAGCAAGCAATGGTGATTTACACCCATACTATAGGACATGCTTAAATAACTGTCTTACCATTGACTGTAATCAGAATCCTTCACAAAATGGAATGCTCCCCTGGTATTTGAGATCACTTTTTTGGGACTGTGGTAGCAATTGCCGTTACGAATGTCAAATTGATACTGAACACTACTTTGCCGTAAACGGAATTCCCTCTCAGCAGTACTTTGGTAAATGGTACTTTATTCGAATCTGTGGCGTCCAGGAGTTCTTTAGCGTCTTATTCTCTGTACTTAATCTAATCGTTCACTACAATGGTTATCAACGTATGCGTCGTTGCATTCCAGATTTTCACCATAGTAAGTCATTGTGTCTTATATGGGCCATTATCGGCATGAACGCATGGGTATGGAGTAGTGTTTTCCACATTCGCGACACTCCTTTAACCGAGAAGTTGGACTATTTTTCAGCCggtgcttttgttttattcgGCTTATATAATTCGCTCCTTCTGATGTTCAAATTAGATCTCAAGCGCGGAGGTAGAACCGCAACATTCATACTCGGAATCCTCTTTTTCGTCGCTTTTGTGGCACATGTCAGTTATCTGTCTTTTTATACCTTCGATTACGGTTACAACATGAAGGCGAACCTTTCTGTAGGCTTGCTCTCAAACCTCGTTTGGTACTACTATTCATGGTCACATAGAAATATCGGACTTTCTTGGACAAAGGTGCCTGCTTTATCTGTAACCGCCTTGATGCTCTCTGCTTCCTTGGAGCTTTTCGATTTCAGTCCAATTGCAAATCTAGTTGATGCTCATGCCCTTTGGCATCTGGCTACAGTACCTATTACTTACTACATTTACGgttttgtaataaaaagCTCGGTTTATGACATAAACGATACTTCTCCGAAGCTCAAATCCATGTACGGCAAAgattga
- the cdc3 gene encoding profilin, with protein MSWQAYVDTSLLGTGKIDQAAIVSRAGDSVWAASSGFNLSGSETKGLAAGFQDPPSMFGTGIHLSGQKYITIRAEGRSIYGKLQKSGIICVATKLCILVAHYPETTLPGEAAKITEALADYLVGVGY; from the exons ATGTCTTGGCAAG CTTACGTTGATACTTCCTTACTTGGTACCGGCAAAATCGACCAAGCAGCCATCGTTTCTAGAGCTGGTGATAGCGTTTGGGCTGCTTCCTCTGGTTTCAACCTTTCTGGTTCCGAAACCAAAGGCCTTGCCGCTGGATTCCAGGATCCTCCCAGCATGTTCGGTACCGGAATTCATTTATCTGGTCAAAAGTATATCACCATCCGTGCTGAAGGTAGATCCATCTACggaaaacttcaaaaatcCGGTATAATCTGCGTTGCTACTAAGCTTTGCATACTAGTAGCTCATTACCCTGAGACTACTTTGCCCGGTGAGGCAGCCAAGATTACAG AAGCCCTTGCTGATTACCTTGTCGGTGTTGGCTATTAA
- the tlg2 gene encoding SNARE Tlg2, translating into MAYRDRTGLYITFRQSYAHHGQRLEFSKWEPKEERQNLIHKDVDDNVVIEMDMLAPKWVAIEQDIDSLLQNTHRNIQLLNKQYAKHVLPSFSDKTEQENEIQRLTIDITSDFQRCQRTLQNTKRQTNNLKGSEALVAQNLLANLAGRIQTESAQFRKKQSNYLKKLRGLNSDFSSSDAKLEDTVSDVAISQSTIQQAALMEEEGEDERAVQHERAVAKIAEGILELAQMFQDLQGLVIEQGALVDRVDYNVEQTQVHAKSAEKELTKAEGHQRNTGRLRFMCFLILLIVALIIILIGKLAR; encoded by the exons ATGGCTTATCGAGATCGAACAGGACTGTATATAACCTTCCGACAATCGTATGCACATCATGGTCAAAGACTAGAATTCTCAAAATGGGAACCAAAGGAAGAACGACAAAACCTTATTCATAAGGATGTGGATGACAACGTCGTCATAGAGATGGACATGCTAGCTCCTAAATGGGTTGCTATCGAACAGGATATAGATTCCTTACTTCAAAACACTCACAGAAATATTCAGTTACTCAACAAGCAGTATGCAAAACATGTCCTCCCGAGTTTTTCCGATAAAACAGAACAGGAAAACGAGATTCAACGCCTAACCATTGATATAACGAGTGACTTCCAAAGATGCCAACGAACTTTACAAAATACAAAACGCCAGACTAATAACCTTAAAGGCTCAGAAGCCTTGGTTGCTCAAAATCTCCTGGCAAATTTGGCAGGGCGTATTCAAACCGAAAGTGCACAATTTcggaaaaaacaatcaaactATTTAAAAA AATTACGAGGTTTGAATTCTGATTTTTCCTCTTCGGATGCGAAACTAGAGGACACTGTTTCCGACGTTGCAATATCGCAGTCGACAATTCAGCAGGCTGCTCTTATGGAAGAGGAAGGCGAAGACGAGCGGGCTGTCCAGCATGAACGGGCTGTTGCAAAAATCGCCGAAGGTATCCTGGAGTTAGCTCAGATGTTTCAAGATTTGCAGGGATTGGTAATTGAGCAAGGGGCTCTGGTGGATCGCGTCGACTATAACGTTGAGCAAACCCAAGTTCATGCAAAATCTGCCGAAAAAGAGTTAACAAAAGCTGAAGGCCACCAAAGAAATACGGGACGGCTACGTTTCATGtgttttctaattttaCTTATAGTTGCTTTAATTATCATATTAATTGGCAAACTTGCACGATAA
- the tif303 gene encoding translation initiation factor eIF3c, translating to MSRFFKGGSNDSDAESVDSSEGNRIVASKTKAEESSSAEEESSEEESSSSSASESSESESESESESESSENKDSKVPAKKPSVSKKPVSSSSEESESESESDSDSETSDESGSEESESDSEDDSENSESVSGSENESESDNQSESEGESEGDLESETSEAAGPDSFLKKPEEAKPAASRFLRGESSEESSDEEEGRRVVKSAKDRRLDEFFACIDNMKDAMSGNKWMVVSNEFDHLNKVAQKSSEAGRRPPAYIEFLSNLDQRVESSDKAFIKSLDAANGRALNALKQRVRKISRQFTSEIERFRNDPEAFMKPAAEVADVPKAAAKAGQDEVIVGGVATRGIVAPTTDEPKTEEISPSDIFKHLRAIFEARGKKSTDRAEQIRFLEKLSSIAVTDYQRLRVKVALLAARFDINTGSGQYMPIEQWNGALKELHNILDILDANRKIVIVEQVEDEFEDEDEAVAASGNNNGVVQVQGSVVSFLERLDDEFTRSLQMIDPHAPEYIERLKDETALYTLLVRSQAYLERIGLVESTSRLIMRRLERVYYKPEQVIRANEEAALRSLSPEFDLVVTPRASTDTPDKLINALCVYLYNHGISLLRTRAMLCHIYHEALQNRFYKSRDMLLMSHLQDSIHAADIATQILHNRTMVQIGLCAFRNGMIQEAQYALQDISTTGRIKELLGQGIQAARFGQFNPDQERLDKQLVLPFHMHINLELLECVYLTCSMFMEIPVMAAASSTASDARKRVISRPFRRMLEYTDRQLFIGPPENTREFIMQASKALAEGEWRKGEELIHAIKIWNLMPDTEKIKSILSDKIREEGLRTYLLSYAAFYDSVSLDSLAETFDLSLERVTVVVSRLLSKREIHAALDQVHRAVIFERVEINKLENMAISLSEKTSQLHEANEKLYEQKTQHTNPQDNRRREKTGSVKRRNDRSDNRGRQDMN from the coding sequence ATGTCGAGATTCTTCAAGGGAGGCTCAAACGACAGTGATGCAGAATCCGTGGACTCCTCCGAAGGTAACCGTATAGTTGCTTCGAAGACGAAGGCTGAAGAGTCTTCTTCAGCTGAGGAAGAATCGAGTGAAGAGGAAAGCTCATCAAGCTCCGCATCAGAGTCTTCAGAAAGCGAATCAGAATCAGAATCCGAGTCTGAATCTTCGGAAAATAAAGATTCAAAGGTACCCGCAAAGAAGCCTAGCGTTTCGAAAAAACCAgtctcttcttcttctgaagagTCCGAGTCCGAGTCCGAGTCTGACTCAGACTCTGAAACTTCTGATGAATCCGGGTCAGAAGAATCTGAAAGCGATAGTGAGGATGATAGTGAGAATTCTGAATCCGTGTCGGGTTCTGAAAACGAATCCGAATCCGATAACCAGTCTGAATCTGAAGGTGAATCGGAGGGCGATTTAGAATCCGAGACATCAGAAGCAGCTGGTCCCGACTCTTTCTTGAAGAAACCTGAAGAAGCCAAGCCTGCTGCTTCTCGTTTCCTTCGCGGTGAGAGTAGCGAAGAAAGCAgtgatgaagaagagggTCGTCGCGTCGTCAAGAGTGCTAAAGATAGGCGCTTGGACGAATTTTTCGCTTGTATCGATAATATGAAGGACGCTATGTCCGGAAACAAATGGATGGTAGTATCTAATGAATTTGATCATTTAAATAAGGTTGCTCAAAAGTCATCCGAAGCCGGCCGTCGTCCTCCTGCTTATATTGAGTTTTTGTCAAATCTTGACCAAAGAGTCGAGTCTTCCGACAAGGCTTTCATTAAGAGTCTTGATGCTGCTAATGGTCGTGCTCTTAACGCTCTCAAGCAACGTGTTCGTAAAATCAGCCGTCAATTTACTTCAGAGATCGAACGTTTCCGTAATGATCCTGAAGCTTTCATGAAACCCGCTGCCGAAGTTGCTGATGTACCCAAGGCTGCAGCAAAAGCTGGTCAAGACGAGGTTATTGTCGGAGGCGTCGCTACACGGGGTATCGTTGCTCCTACCACGGATGAACCTAAGACCGAAGAAATATCTCCTTCCGACATCTTTAAGCATCTTCGTGCTATTTTTGAGGCTCGTGGTAAGAAGAGCACCGATCGTGCTGAGCAAATTCGATTCCTTGAGAAGTTGTCATCTATCGCTGTTACAGATTATCAGCGACTTCGCGTTAAGGTCGCTCTTTTGGCTGCTCGTTTTGATATTAACACTGGATCTGGCCAATATATGCCCATTGAACAGTGGAATGGCGCTTTGAAGGAACTTCATAAtattttggatattttgGATGCTAATCGAAAGATTGTTATTGTCGAACAGGTTGAAGATGAATtcgaagatgaagatgaagccGTCGCCGCTAGTGGTAACAATAATGGCGTGGTTCAAGTTCAAGGCAGTGtcgtttctttcttggAGCGTTTGGACGACGAATTCACTCGCTCTCTTCAAATGATTGATCCTCATGCACCAGAATACATTGAACGTCTCAAGGACGAAACCGCCTTATATACATTGCTTGTACGAAGCCAGGCTTACTTGGAGCGTATCGGCCTCGTTGAGAGCACATCTCGTTTAATCATGCGTCGTCTTGAGCGCGTCTACTACAAGCCTGAACAAGTCATTCGTGCTAACGAGGAAGCAGCCTTGCGCTCTCTTTCTCCTGAGTTTGATCTTGTTGTTACCCCTCGGGCTTCTACTGATACTCCTGATAAACTAATCAACGCTCTTTGTGTCTACCTTTATAATCACGGTATTAGTTTACTCCGAACTCGCGCTATGCTCTGTCATATTTACCATGAAGCTCTTCAAAACCGCTTTTATAAGTCTCGTGATATGTTGCTTATGTCTCATTTGCAAGACAGCATTCATGCTGCTGACATTGCTACACAAATTTTGCATAACCGTACCATGGTCCAAATTGGCTTGTGTGCATTCCGTAATGGTATGATCCAAGAAGCCCAATATGCTCTCCAGGATATTTCTACCACTGGCCGTATTAAGGAACTTCTCGGTCAAGGTATTCAAGCAGCTAGATTTGGCCAGTTTAACCCTGATCAAGAACGCTTGGACAAGCAGCTTgttcttcctttccatATGCATATTAATTTGGAACTTCTTGAGTGCGTTTACCTCACGTGCTCTATGTTTATGGAAATCCCTGTAATGGCTGCTGCCTCATCAACTGCTTCTGATGCTCGTAAGCGCGTTATCAGTCGCCCCTTTAGACGTATGTTAGAATATACGGATAGACAACTCTTTATCGGACCACCTGAAAATACCCGTGAATTCATTATGCAAGCTTCGAAGGCTTTAGCAGAAGGTGAGTGGCGCAAGGGTGAAGAATTAATTCATGCTATTAAAATTTGGAACTTGATGCCAGACACCGAAAAGATTAAATCTATTCTCAGTGATAAGATCCGTGAAGAGGGATTGCGTACTTACTTGTTATCATATGCTGCATTCTATGACTCAGTATCGCTTGATTCTTTAGCGGAAACATTTGACCTTTCTTTGGAACGTGTTACTGTCGTTGTTTCTCGTTTGCTTTCTAAGCGGGAGATTCACGCTGCTCTTGACCAAGTGCATCGTGCTGTAATTTTTGAGCGGGTTGAGATTAACAAATTAGAGAATATGGCAATCTCGCTTAGTGAAAAGACTTCACAATTACACGaagcaaacgaaaagcTCTATGAGCAAAAAACTCAACACACTAATCCTCAAGATAACAGACGTCGCGAAAAAACTGGATCAGTGAAACGACGCAATGATCGTTCCGACAATCGGGGTCGTCAAGACATGAATTAA
- the rrp3 gene encoding ATP-dependent RNA helicase Rrp3 produces the protein MTTDVKKQKKTVNGDGVKDEGFKEEAERKVSSDSKSSLEEKDEKDEKDESPKTFRDLGVIEELCQACEKLGYKDPTPIQREAIPTALSKRDVIGLAQTGSGKTAAFALPVIQELWDNPSPYYAVVLAPTRELAYQISEQFEALGGAIGVRSVVIVGGMDMVTQAVALSKKPHILVCTPGRLMDHLENTKGFSLRNLQYLIMDEADRLLDMDFGPIIDRVLKVIPKERRTMLFSATMTNKVEKLQRASLHNPVRVAVSSKFSTVDTLIQRYLFFPFKHKDTYLVYLVNELAGNTILIFARTVNDTQRLAILLRSLGFSAIPLHGQLSQSNRLGALNKFKSGTRSIMVATDVAARGLDIPLVDVVVNYDIPTDSKAYVHRVGRTARAGRAGKSVALVTQYDLEPFLRIEAAIGKKMQEYEHQKDAVFLLSERVDEAQREAVIQMKEIHERRRSKGKLRTKRKHDDLDREEQVS, from the exons atgaCGACCGACgtgaagaagcaaaagaaaaccgtGAATGGAGACGGTGTCAAAGACGAAGGTTTTAAGGAAGAAGCTGAAAGAAAGGTGTCTTCTGATTCGAAATCATCTTTAgaggaaaaagatgaaaaagatgaaaaggatGAATCTCCTAAAACTTTTAGAGACTTG GGTGttattgaagaattgtGTCAGGCTTGTGAGAAGTTAGGCTACAAGGATCCTACTCCCATTCAACGTGAGGCTATTCCCACCGCTTTGTCGAAGCGAGATGTGATTGGTCTTGCTCAAACAGGAAGTGGTAAAACTGCCGCATTTGCTCTCCCTGTGATCCAGGAATTGTGGGACAATCCTAGTCCTTATTATGCTGTTGTGCTTGCACCTACTCGAGAGCTTGCTTACCAAATTTCTGAACAGTTTGAAGCACTGGGAGGTGCCATTGGTGTGCGAAGCGTTGTTATTGTAGGTGGAATGGACATGGTCACTCAAGCAGTTGCTTTGTCCAAAAAACCACATATCCTTGTTTGTACTCCTGGTCGTTTGATGGACCATTTAGAAAATACCAAAGGATTTAGTCTGCGAAACTTACAATACCTAATTATGGATGAAGCTGATCGTCTTTTGGATATGGATTTTGGACCCATCATTGACAGAGTTCTAAAGGTCATTCCTAAAGAGAGACGTACTATGCTTTTCTCGGCCACCATGACCAACAAGGTTGAGAAGCTTCAACGTGCTTCCCTTCATAACCCCGTTCGTGTTGCcgtttcttccaaattttcCACTGTAGATACCTTGATCCAGCGttacttgtttttcccTTTTAAACACAAAGATACTTATCTCGTTTATTTGGTTAATGAACTTGCTGGTAATACCATCCTTATCTTTGCACGTACAGTAAACGATACTCAACGATTGGCAATTTTGTTGCGGTCTCTTGGATTTAGCGCAATACCTCTTCACGGTCAACTGAGTCAAAGCAATCGTCTTGGTGcattaaataaattcaagTCCGGTACTAGATCAATTATGGTTGCTACAGATGTTGCTGCTCGTGGTTTGGATATTCCTCTTGTTGATGTCGTTGTCAATTACGATATTCCCACTGACTCTAAAGCATACGTTCATCGTGTTGGCCGTACTGCTCGTGCCGGACGTGCCGGTAAATCAGTCGCCCTCGTAACTCAATATGATTTGGAGCCATTCCTTCGTATTGAGGCTGCTATTGGCAAAAAGATGCAAGAGTACGAGCACCAAAAGGATGCAGTGTTCTTGTTGTCGGAGCGGGTGGATGAAGCACAGCGAGAAGCTGTGATTCAAATGAAGGAAATTCATGAAAGGAGGAGATCTAAGGGTAAGCTTCGTACAAAACGCAAGCATGATGATCTTGATCGTGAAGAGCAAGTCTCTTAA
- the tom6 gene encoding mitochondrial TOM complex subunit Tom6 gives MDRIADKKNMIKKVVNKENSSIFISLGVFIASVAIIKSRVGNFLVPQL, from the exons ATGGATCGTATCGCtgacaaaaagaacatgATTAAGAAGG TTGTTAACAAGGAAAACTCTTCCATCTTCATCAGCCTTGGCGTTTTTATCGCTTCCGTCGCCATTATCAAGTCCCGTGTTGGTAACTTCCTTGTTCCTCAGCTTTAA